The Thermocrinis ruber genomic sequence AAGAAGGCTTTACAGAGAGGGAAAGCTAGGAAGGGTCCTTTTGGCGGTGGGCTACTCTGCAGTTCTGGGAACAGGCAATTGGCTCTTTGCCATACTCAGCATCTTTGTATCCGCTTACATAGCGGAAAAGCTTTGGGGAGTGAGCGAAACCTTAATCAAATACCAGGTATACATCACATACTGCGTTTCCATAAGCCTGATTCTTTCGGGCTTTTTCCAGCTTTCCTTTACAAGGTATATATCCGACAGGCTCTTTGAAAAGGAGTTTGAAAGGGTTCTTCCAAACACCCACGGGGTGGCAATACTGACCGCAATCTACAGCTTCTTTATAGCCCTTCTGCTGTCTTTTTTCTTCTTTAAAGGATATCCATACTATTATCATGTGCTATTCAGCTTTACCGTTGCTACCCTTTCCGTTATTTGGGTGGTGAACGCTTTACTCACCGGATTGAAGAGCTACAGGCACATATTCGCATCCTTTGTTATCTCGTACTCAATAGCAGCGCTTGCGGTAATTTCTCTATCAAATTTTGGATTAGTATGGCTTATGCTTAGCTTTTATCTTAGTCAGACCTTACTGCTGTTTTTAATACTTTTCAGAGTTGCAAGGGACTATAGGTCTTCAAAACTTTTGGAGTTTGATTTTTTGAGAAAGGATAGGCTTTACAAAAGCTTGATGCTAACCGGATTTTTCGCTAACTTAGGTATTTGGATAGACAAATACGTGTTTTGGTACAGTCCAATGACGGGGACCCACGTGCTGGGGAACATGAAGGCGTCCGTCATTTACGATGTGCCCTTTACCCTGGCTCTTATTTCAATAGTACCCGGTTTTGCGGTGGCTTTTCTGAAGATTGAGCTGGAGTTTTTTGATAACTACGACGCGTACTACAAGGCGGTCAGAACTTGGGGAAGGTTGGATGACCTTTACAGGCTCGCAAACAAGATGATAGAAAGCGTCCGCTCAGCCTTTTTTGAAACTCTGAGATTTCAAGCCCTTACCGCCATACTACTTATCTTCATTCACGAGTATATATTTATATTTCTCAAACTGCCCACCGCCTACATTCCACTGTTTGAGATATTTCTCGTTGCCAAAGTATTCCTGATGGGATACATAGTTATTTATGCCCTTCTTTCTTACTTTGACCTAAGGAGGGAACTGGTTAAAATGACTTTTACTTTTGCCTTGCTAAACTTTGTCTTTACACTCCTAACCCAATTTCTCGGGGCGTACTTTTACGGTTATGGCTATATGTTTGCCTTAATGTTTTCCATGATATTGGGTATGGAATACCTAAGGAGGTTCTTGAATGATGTTCATTATAGGACTTTTGCTCTTCGTGAGTAGTTTGTTGGCGCAGGAACTAAAATGTGTGCTACTTTACTATCATCACAAACCTTTGCCCGATGATGTGCTCTATGCTTACGATTGGGTCGTGCTGGATGCGGACAACCCTTATATGGAGGTTTTGAAGGAGAAGAGCTTTTATCAAAAAAAGAGGGCAAAACTCATAGGTTACATGAGCGTAGGAGAGATAGAAACCTACAGGGACTATTACAAAGACCTTAAAAAGTATTCCATCGGAAGAAATCCCATGTGGAAGTCTTTGGTGGCAGATGTGAGGAACAAAGAGTACAGAAAGTTCCTTTTGGAGGTGGTGGCTAAAAGGATTGCGGACAGAGGCTTTGATGGGTTCCTTTTGGACACTTTAGATTCATACCAGCTTTCCGCCAGAAAGGAAGAGTGGAAAGACTTTCAGGACGCCCTTGTGGATTTTGTAAAGGAGCTAAGAAAAAGGTATTCCAACAAACTGATAGTTTTAAACAGAGGCTTTGAGTTTATAGATAGAGTTAAAGAAGACATAAATGGCGTTTTGGTGGAGAGTCTTTTTAGTGGGCTTGATGCAAAAAAAAGATACAGGGCAATTTCTGAGGAGGAAAAAAAATGGCTATTGGACCAGCTAAGCAGGATAAAGTCCTATGGCATTCCCGTGATAGTGGTGGATTACGCAGACCCGAGGGACAAAAAGAAGGCAAAGGAGCTTGTTGGAAAGATCGCGGAGCTTGGGTTTATTCCATACGTGGCAGACAGGGAGCTTTCAAGGGTCGGATACTCTCTCTGTTCTTTAATTCCAAGAAAGGTTGCCATTCTCTATAGTTCAAAGGAAAATCCGGTAGCCCAGTATGAACCCACTCACAGGCTCACATCTATGGTGCTTGAATACTTGGGTTTTGTGCCCGAGATGTTTGACATAGAAGAGGAGTTGCCCGAAATTTACCCAGAGCTCGGCTATGCGGGCGTAATGGTGGGTTTTTTAGGAAAGCTTGACGAAAAATTAACTGATTGGTTGATAAAGGCAAAGGAAGAGGGTTTAAAGCTGTTCTTTTTGAACTCGCTGCCCTACAATGAAAAATTTTATAGAGCCTTTGGTATAAGGGTAGAAAGGAACAGAGAGAGGTCTATAAACCCTTTTAGGCTGATAAGACCGAAGGAAAACGGGGGCTTTGAGGCGCCAATAAAGGTATCCTACACGGATACTCTGTTAATTGCAGAAAAAGGAACACCCATGGTTGAGGTGGAAAACTCCCTCGGACAAAAACACCATCCTTTTGCCCTCTTTGATTGGGGAGGATACGCAGTTAATGAATCCCTCTTGAACTCAGAGGAACTGTGGAGCTTTGACCCTTTTGAGGTGTTCAAAAAGGTCTTTGGGACCACCCTTTTGATCCCTGACCTTACCACCCAAAACGGTGGAAGAATACTTACCGCCCACATAGATGGAGATGCCTTCTTTGGAGACGCAGAATTTGACCCTTCCAAGACCCTGGGAGAGGTAATAAGGGAAGAAATAATAAAAAGGTATCCTATTCCGCATACCGTTTCCATAGTAGTGGGAGAGGTCTCCAAGGATGGACTGTATCCGGATAGGTCAGAGAGGTTAATAAACGTAACAAAGAGCATATTCTCAATTGAGTGGGTTGAACCCGCAAGCCACAGCTTTTCCCATCCCTATGACTGGCAACCCAAATACAGAAAAAGGGAGCTACCTTACGGCTACAACCTTCCAATAAAAGGCTATAACCTCAACTGGGACAGTGAAATAAGAGGCTCGGTAGAATGGATCAACAGAGAGGTTTTGAAGGACCTTGGAAAAAAAGTTAGAGTTTTCCTCTGGACGGGCGAATGCAACCCAAACAGAGAACAGCTAAGACAAACCTACCAGCTTGGCCTTTTCAACGTCAATGGAGGACTGACCACAATAACCCAGCAGGAGCCCTTCCTGAAGAACATAGGTCCCTCCGGTGTCAATTACGGACCCTACTTTCAGGTCTATGCTCCCGTGCAGAACGAAAACATATACACAAACCTTTGGACGGGTCCCTTCTGGGGCTTTTTAAATGTTATACAGACCTTTGAGCTCACAGAAAACCCAAGAAGGTTAAAGCCTATTTCTATTTATTATCACTTTTATTCAGGGCAAAAGTTGGCTTCTTTGAACGCTTTGAAAAGGGTTTACGAATGGGCTCTATCAAAGGAAGTAAGTCCCATGTTCTTGTCCGAGTATAGCAGGTGGGTTTTGGACTTCAGACAGACCGCCATAATGAGATGGGAAGAAGGCTTTAGAGTAAAAAACGCGGGCGGATTGAGGACCCTGAGGTACCCAAAGGAATGGGGCTATCCGGACGCAGAGAAGGGCAAGGGAGTGGTGGGCTACAGGGAAGGGAAGGATGGCTACAACTATCTCTTTCTGGATGGTTCGGGAGACTACTATTTGGTCTTTTCCTCCCAAAAGCCAAAGTTTGCACTTTTATACTCAAACGGCTATGTAGAAAGCTTTGAAAGAAAAGGAAAAGAGTATAGGCTAAGGCTAAGCTCCTACCTACCTTTGGAGGTTCGTTTGGAAACCTCTTGCAAAGTGTTCATAAACGGAAAAGCCTACAACCCTGGGGTTGTTGAGTTCAAAGGAGGAAAACATGCGGACATCAAAGCGGTATGCACTGATTAAAGCCTTTTCAATAGAGGATTACCTGGGAATAATTCTGACCGCACTGCTGGTGGCGATCCTTCTTTTTCCAAAAGGCAAGTTAGAAAGATATCTGCCCGAGTCTGTGGAGATAAACATAGACTTAGCTCTTGCCTACTACAGAGCCCTTTTGAGAACAAACCTTTCAGTGGATATATACGACGCCCTGGTCAAGTCCTACATTAGAGTAGGTAGGACTAAAGACGCTATAGAAGTAGTTTCAGAAATGGAAAGAAAATATCCCAATGACCCAGATATATTGTTTTTGAAGTATCAACTGCTAAAGGCAGAGTATTTCTCCGTCAAAGACGAAGGACAAAAGAAAAGGATAAAAAACGAGATAGAAAAGCTCTTGAGTCTTTACATAAAACTAAAAATGGACACAAGCTCTTTAGAAAAAGCCTTCAAGGAAGCGGAGAGTATGGACATTCCCGAGATTGCATACAGAACTTCCGCTGTATTGGCGGAAAGAACGGGAAACCTTTTTTGGATTGAGAAAGCCTTTTACTACTCAATAGCCTTCAAGGACTATGCCACGGCTTCAAGGTTTGCGGATGTGTTGGTGGAAAAGAAGGGTAAAGCTTTCGTAAAAGACGCCATCAACCTTGCACTGCTTTCGGGAAATCTACAAAAGGCTTTTGACTATGCAAGAGCCTACTATCAGGAACTTCCACCAGCAGAAAGGCAAAGTCTGATAAAAAGGCTCATAGAAGTAGGGCTTACCACAGAAAACTATCTTCCCTTCAGGGAATACATGAAAAAAAGCTTTCCTTTGACACCCGAGGAAAGGCTATACTTGGAAAAGGAGGTTATGAAGCGCGCCCTTTGGGCAAAGGATTATGAGACTTTGAAAAGGCTGATCCTCGAAAACCTGCATTTGAGCAAAAGCCTTGAATACAGGACCTTCCTTTTGGAGCTTGCTTTGGGAACAGGAGACCCTTACTTTGCCCGAGATGTAGCCAAGAGGCTTCATTTTGGTGATAATTAAGCTAACCCGCTGTTTTATAATTTTAGCCTATGGAAAAAAGCTACAATCCAAGGGATATAGAACAGAAGTGGCAAAGGCACTGGGAGGAGCTTGGAGTTTTTAAGGTGGAGGAGGGAGAGAATAAGGTCTATGTGCTTGAGATGTTTCCATACCCATCGGGGCGCATTCACATGGGTCATGTTAGAAATTACACCATTGGAGATGCTCTGGCGCGCTTTTTGAGGATGAAGGGAAAAAGAGTTTTGCATCCTATGGGATGGGACGCCTTCGGTTTGCCCGCGGAAAACGCAGCGCTAAAACATGGAGTGCATCCCGCCCAATGGACCAAGGAAAACATAAATTACATGAAACAGCAACTCAAAAGTATGGGCTTTTCCTACGATTGGGACAGGGAGATTGCTACCTGCGACCCAGAGTATTACAAGTGGAACCAGTGGATCTTTTTAAAGCTCTACGAAAAGGGCTTGGTTTATAGAAAGGATGCGGAGGTTAATTGGTGCCCTAACGATGAGACGGTCCTTGCAAACGAGCAGGTTATAGAGGGCAAGTGTTGGCGTTGTGGAACACCCGTGGTAAGGAGAAACGTGCCCTCCTGGTACATAAAGATCACCGATTATGCAGAGAGACTTTTGGAAGACTTAAAGCTCTTGGAAGGTAAGTGGCCCGAAAGGGTGATCCTCCAGCAAAGAAACTGGATAGGTAGGTCCGAAGGGGCGGTAATAAAGTTCTATGTGGACGAATTACCCATAGAAGTCTTTACCACTAGACCGGACACGGTTTTTGGTGCCACCTTTTTGGTGCTAGCACCCGAGCATCCACTAACTTTGACCCTTGCCAAGAGGGGAGGTAGGCTGAAAGAAGTGGAAGAGTTTGTCAACAAAATGAAGCACATGTCCTCAAGGGAGAGGGGGACCCAAGAGGAAAAGGAGGGCGTATTTCTTGGAGTGTATGCGAAAAACCCTACCAACGGTGAGCTGATTCCCGTATGGACCGCCAACTATGTGCTCTATGAGTATGGCACTGGGGCGATCATGTGCGTGCCCGCCCACGACCAAAGGGACTACGAGTTTGCCCAAAAGTACAACCTTCCCATAAAGGTGGTAGTCAAACCCAAAGACTCAGACCCGCCAGAGGGCAAAACCTACATAGATCCTGGCATCCTCATAAACTCCGGACCCTTTGACGGAATGGACTCAGAGAGGGCAAAAAGGGAAATAACCCAGTGGCTAAAGGAGAAAGGTTTGGCGGACTTCAAAATCACATACAGGCTGAGAGATTGGAACATATCCCGCCAAAGATACTGGGGTACACCCATTCCCATAATTTACTGTCCAAGCTGTGGTACTGTGCCAGTACCGGAGGATCAACTCCCTGTTTTACTGCCAGAAAAGGTGGAGATCACAGGACATGGAAATCCTTTAGAGAAGGTGGAGGATTGGGTAAATACCACCTGTCCCAAGTGCGGAGGTCCCGCCAAAAGAGAAACGGACACCATGGACACCTTCTTTGATTCTTCTTGGTATTTCCTCCGCTACTGCGACCCAAAGAACGACAATCTACCCTTTGACCCCAAGAAGGTGGAAAGCTGGATGCCGGTGGATTACTACATAGGCGGTATAGAGCATGCGGTCTTGCACCTTCTGTATGCCCGGTTCTTCCAAAAGTTTCTCTTTGACCTTGGGCTTGTGAAGGATCCAGAGCCCTTTGAAAGGCTCATCACCCAAGGTATGGTGCTAAAAAGGTGGGTGAGCATTGAAAAGTTTTTGGAGTATTTGGGACTGAGTTTGGAGGACTGTGTGGAGCTTTTGAGGGCTAAGATCTCTGAGCTTACTTCTTGATAATTATCATTGTTATCTTTTGTTTTTCCCCTAAAATAAAATCCATCAAAGTAAGGAGGTGTAAGCCATGTTTGAATACAGCGAAAAAGTATTAGATCACTTTTTGAACCCAAGGAATGTGGGTGTTTTGGAGGATGCCAACGGCATTGGGCAGTGTGGAAACCCTGCCTGCGGAGATGCTATGCTATTTACCATAAAGGTAAACCCCGAGACAGACGTTATAGAGGATGTGAGGTTTAAAACCTTCGGCTGTGGCTCTGCCATAGCGGTTTCTTCTCAGCTTACAGAGATGGTCAAAGGCAAGACCATAGACTACGCCCTCAACCTAACCTACAAGGACATCTTTGAAGAGCTGGGCGGACTTCCCCCTCAAAAGATCCACTGCACCAACTTGGGCTTGGAAACTCTGCATGTGGCCATCAAGGATTACCTTATAAAGCAGGGTAGGCTTGAAGAGGCAGAAAAGATTCCCGACTGCTACGAAGAGCAAGAAGAGGAAAAGACCGAGTTTGAGTTCCTATCTCTATGAGCCAGATAAAGGCATTGGCACTGCTTTCGGGTGGATTAGATAGCACACTGGCAATAAAGTTAGTGCAGGAGCAGGGTATTTTTGTCCATGCCCTGCACTTTTATACAGGCTTTTGTATAACTGAGCATAAGAGAAGGCTGGGAATAAAAAAAGAGGACGGTTCCCAGTATGTGAACCCAGCCCTAAAGGCTGCGGCGCAGTTGGGTGTGCCTGTAGAGATTGTAGATATCTCCGAAGAATACTTTAATGTACTGCTGAACCCAAAGTACGGCTACGGTAAAAACGTAAATCCGTGCATAGACTGCCGGATAATGATGCTGAGAAAGGCGAAGGAAATAATGGATAGGGAGGGCTATCACTTTGTGATCACTGGGGAGGTGGTGGGTCAAAGACCCATGAGCCAGAGGCTACCCATACTAAAGCTTATAGAAAAAGAGGCGGGCTTGGAAGGCTATGTCCTTAGACCTTTATCCGCTAAGCTACTTCCACCAACGGTGCCTGAAAAGATGGGTTGGGTAGACCGGGAAAAACTACTAGACATAAAGGGAAGGGGCAGGAAGGTGCAAATAAGCCTTGCAAAAAAGTATGGCCTAGACTACGAACAGCCCGCTGGAGGGTGTTGCTACCTGACGGATCCCAACTATGCCTTAAAGTTTAAAGAGACCTTGGAGAGGGAAGGCTCCATAACAAGGGAAGACCTTGTCCTTTTATCTGTGGGAAGGCACCTAAGACTTCCCTCCGGCGTCAAGCTTGTGGTGGCAAGGAACGAGGGAGAGGTTAATTTTCTGAGTGGTTTTAAAAACCGTTATGGCTATGCCCACAGAAAGGACCAACAGGGCACCCTTGTTATAATTAAAGGAGTACCAAAGGAGGAGGAATACCCCCTAATAGCAGGCGTGGTTTGCAGGTACTCAAAGAGGGAACCCGCAGAGGTGATAATAAAGGTAAAAGACGAGGAAATGGTGATACTAGGGGAGCCTTTGGAGGATGAGATCCTAGAAAGCTTTAAAATACTTAAAGGAGCGTCCCATGGAGTTGGATAAGATAAAGCCCGACGTAGTTCATGATGTAGTGGGGACCTTTTGCCCTGTGCCCGTAGCAGAGACCTCTAAAATGATCAAACAGATGCAAATAGGGCAGATTTTAGAGTTGATAGCGGATGACCCGGGCGTGGTGGAGGACATTCCCGCCTGGTGCAAGGCTACGGGGCAAGAGTTCTTGGGCATGTACGAAGAAGACGGCGAGTTTCATCTCTTTATCAGAAAAGTAAAAGAACTATGAGGGAGAGGATCACCTTAGACATAAACCTCAAAGAACTTTTGGAGAAATACCCGGAGACTAAGGAAATACTGTGGGATTATGGACTTGGCAAGTTGGAAGAGGAAGACCTTCTTGACATAGTGGCAGACAAGCTAACCCTTAAGGGCTTCTTTAGGTTGATGGAGTTGGATGAGGAAGATCAGGGAAAACTCTGGATGGAAATCCAAAATTTAATTAGAGAGTTGGAGGATTCATCATGGAAAGAGAAAAACTAAAAGAAGTTGAACTGGTCCTTGAAAAAATCAGACCAGCCCTTAAGGAACATCACGGAAACCTAAAGGTTGTGGACATCAAAGAGGGTGAGGTGTATCTACAGTTTGAGGGTGGATGCACCGACTGTCCCATAGTGGACGTTAGCGTAAAGGAAGTGGTGGACATTGCCCTCAAGGGCAATCTAGACTGGGTAAAGAAGGTGGAAATCTCCGTTCCCAAGCACAATCTTTTATGAAAATCTCCGGAAAGACCGCCCTCTACGGCGTCGTCGGATATCCCATAAGCCACTCCCTTTCTCCTGTCTTTCAAAACAGAGTCTTTGAGCATTTGGGCTTAAACGCGGTGTATGTTCCCTTTGAGGTAAAACCCGAGGACCTAAAGACTGCCCTTGAAGGGCTAAAGGCACTGGGAATAAAAGGTGTGAATGTTACTATCCCACACAAGGAGAAGGTCCTTGAGCTCGTTGATTACGCAGACGAGCATGCCAAAAATATTGGGGCGGTAAATACGGTCAAGTTTGGAGAGAGAACAGAAGGCTACAACACTGACTGGGTTGGCTTTTTAAAAAGCCTTAAAGAAATTCTTCCCGAGTTAAAGGGTAAAAAGGTTTTAGTTTTGGGGGCTGGTGGTTCTGCCAGGGCGGTGCTCTATGCCCTAAAGCAAGAGGGAGCGCAGGTCTTTTTGTGGAACAGAACAAAAGAAAAGGCTAAACTGCTCTCCCAAAGCTTTGGGGTGGATGTGGTGGAATCTCCAGAGGAGGTTGTGCCAGAGGCAGACCTAATAGTAAACACCACTTCGGTGGGCTTGACGGAAGACTATATGCTCTTTGATTACTCCCTCATAAGAGAGGGGCAGGTGGTCTTTGAACTGCTTTACAACAGGCAAACCCTTCTAAAGGAGTGGGCGGAAAAAAGGGGAGCTATATACTCAGACGGCTTGAAGATGCTCGTATATCAGGGATTGGAGAGCTTTAGGTTATGGACTGGCTGTGAGCCAAGCCCGAAAGTTGCCCTTCAAGCTCTTTCTGAGCATCTAAAACTAACTCTTTGAGGAGGGCTATGTAGGTGGGATGATCCTGCAAAGTGGGAATCCTCACATACTCTTCTACTCCTAACTCTTTAGCAAGGTTGCCATACTGATGGTCAAGTTCGTAAAGGGTTTCCGAGTGCTCGCAGGTAAAGGAAACGGGCACCACAACGATCC encodes the following:
- a CDS encoding iron-sulfur cluster assembly scaffold protein; its protein translation is MFEYSEKVLDHFLNPRNVGVLEDANGIGQCGNPACGDAMLFTIKVNPETDVIEDVRFKTFGCGSAIAVSSQLTEMVKGKTIDYALNLTYKDIFEELGGLPPQKIHCTNLGLETLHVAIKDYLIKQGRLEEAEKIPDCYEEQEEEKTEFEFLSL
- a CDS encoding bifunctional glycoside hydrolase 114/ polysaccharide deacetylase family protein, whose product is MMFIIGLLLFVSSLLAQELKCVLLYYHHKPLPDDVLYAYDWVVLDADNPYMEVLKEKSFYQKKRAKLIGYMSVGEIETYRDYYKDLKKYSIGRNPMWKSLVADVRNKEYRKFLLEVVAKRIADRGFDGFLLDTLDSYQLSARKEEWKDFQDALVDFVKELRKRYSNKLIVLNRGFEFIDRVKEDINGVLVESLFSGLDAKKRYRAISEEEKKWLLDQLSRIKSYGIPVIVVDYADPRDKKKAKELVGKIAELGFIPYVADRELSRVGYSLCSLIPRKVAILYSSKENPVAQYEPTHRLTSMVLEYLGFVPEMFDIEEELPEIYPELGYAGVMVGFLGKLDEKLTDWLIKAKEEGLKLFFLNSLPYNEKFYRAFGIRVERNRERSINPFRLIRPKENGGFEAPIKVSYTDTLLIAEKGTPMVEVENSLGQKHHPFALFDWGGYAVNESLLNSEELWSFDPFEVFKKVFGTTLLIPDLTTQNGGRILTAHIDGDAFFGDAEFDPSKTLGEVIREEIIKRYPIPHTVSIVVGEVSKDGLYPDRSERLINVTKSIFSIEWVEPASHSFSHPYDWQPKYRKRELPYGYNLPIKGYNLNWDSEIRGSVEWINREVLKDLGKKVRVFLWTGECNPNREQLRQTYQLGLFNVNGGLTTITQQEPFLKNIGPSGVNYGPYFQVYAPVQNENIYTNLWTGPFWGFLNVIQTFELTENPRRLKPISIYYHFYSGQKLASLNALKRVYEWALSKEVSPMFLSEYSRWVLDFRQTAIMRWEEGFRVKNAGGLRTLRYPKEWGYPDAEKGKGVVGYREGKDGYNYLFLDGSGDYYLVFSSQKPKFALLYSNGYVESFERKGKEYRLRLSSYLPLEVRLETSCKVFINGKAYNPGVVEFKGGKHADIKAVCTD
- a CDS encoding sulfurtransferase TusA family protein; this translates as MELDKIKPDVVHDVVGTFCPVPVAETSKMIKQMQIGQILELIADDPGVVEDIPAWCKATGQEFLGMYEEDGEFHLFIRKVKEL
- a CDS encoding shikimate dehydrogenase, which encodes MKISGKTALYGVVGYPISHSLSPVFQNRVFEHLGLNAVYVPFEVKPEDLKTALEGLKALGIKGVNVTIPHKEKVLELVDYADEHAKNIGAVNTVKFGERTEGYNTDWVGFLKSLKEILPELKGKKVLVLGAGGSARAVLYALKQEGAQVFLWNRTKEKAKLLSQSFGVDVVESPEEVVPEADLIVNTTSVGLTEDYMLFDYSLIREGQVVFELLYNRQTLLKEWAEKRGAIYSDGLKMLVYQGLESFRLWTGCEPSPKVALQALSEHLKLTL
- a CDS encoding NifU family protein; the encoded protein is MEREKLKEVELVLEKIRPALKEHHGNLKVVDIKEGEVYLQFEGGCTDCPIVDVSVKEVVDIALKGNLDWVKKVEISVPKHNLL
- the pelG gene encoding exopolysaccharide Pel transporter PelG, whose amino-acid sequence is MAGISLELRRLYREGKLGRVLLAVGYSAVLGTGNWLFAILSIFVSAYIAEKLWGVSETLIKYQVYITYCVSISLILSGFFQLSFTRYISDRLFEKEFERVLPNTHGVAILTAIYSFFIALLLSFFFFKGYPYYYHVLFSFTVATLSVIWVVNALLTGLKSYRHIFASFVISYSIAALAVISLSNFGLVWLMLSFYLSQTLLLFLILFRVARDYRSSKLLEFDFLRKDRLYKSLMLTGFFANLGIWIDKYVFWYSPMTGTHVLGNMKASVIYDVPFTLALISIVPGFAVAFLKIELEFFDNYDAYYKAVRTWGRLDDLYRLANKMIESVRSAFFETLRFQALTAILLIFIHEYIFIFLKLPTAYIPLFEIFLVAKVFLMGYIVIYALLSYFDLRRELVKMTFTFALLNFVFTLLTQFLGAYFYGYGYMFALMFSMILGMEYLRRFLNDVHYRTFALRE
- a CDS encoding DUF1858 domain-containing protein, with protein sequence MRERITLDINLKELLEKYPETKEILWDYGLGKLEEEDLLDIVADKLTLKGFFRLMELDEEDQGKLWMEIQNLIRELEDSSWKEKN
- the leuS gene encoding leucine--tRNA ligase; the encoded protein is MEKSYNPRDIEQKWQRHWEELGVFKVEEGENKVYVLEMFPYPSGRIHMGHVRNYTIGDALARFLRMKGKRVLHPMGWDAFGLPAENAALKHGVHPAQWTKENINYMKQQLKSMGFSYDWDREIATCDPEYYKWNQWIFLKLYEKGLVYRKDAEVNWCPNDETVLANEQVIEGKCWRCGTPVVRRNVPSWYIKITDYAERLLEDLKLLEGKWPERVILQQRNWIGRSEGAVIKFYVDELPIEVFTTRPDTVFGATFLVLAPEHPLTLTLAKRGGRLKEVEEFVNKMKHMSSRERGTQEEKEGVFLGVYAKNPTNGELIPVWTANYVLYEYGTGAIMCVPAHDQRDYEFAQKYNLPIKVVVKPKDSDPPEGKTYIDPGILINSGPFDGMDSERAKREITQWLKEKGLADFKITYRLRDWNISRQRYWGTPIPIIYCPSCGTVPVPEDQLPVLLPEKVEITGHGNPLEKVEDWVNTTCPKCGGPAKRETDTMDTFFDSSWYFLRYCDPKNDNLPFDPKKVESWMPVDYYIGGIEHAVLHLLYARFFQKFLFDLGLVKDPEPFERLITQGMVLKRWVSIEKFLEYLGLSLEDCVELLRAKISELTS